In Sphingobacteriaceae bacterium, the following proteins share a genomic window:
- a CDS encoding GNAT family N-acetyltransferase — protein MKILETERLYLREMDSDDAKSAYDLNSDPEVICYTGDIPFASVKEAHDFLEAYTHYKIYGFGRWAVIEKTTNNFLGWCGLKFTPDLKEYDIGFRFFKKYWNKGFATEAAKACIELGFGKFEMQIIVGRAMPENKASIKVLTKLGLVFLEERITEGKKEIIYQIVNPASQL, from the coding sequence ATGAAAATTCTTGAAACGGAGCGTCTTTACTTAAGGGAAATGGATTCGGATGATGCTAAATCTGCCTATGATCTGAATTCTGATCCGGAAGTAATTTGCTATACAGGCGACATCCCTTTTGCGTCGGTAAAGGAAGCTCATGACTTTCTGGAAGCATACACGCATTATAAAATATATGGCTTTGGTCGTTGGGCAGTTATAGAAAAAACCACGAACAATTTTTTAGGTTGGTGTGGTTTAAAATTTACGCCCGATCTTAAAGAGTATGATATCGGGTTCCGTTTTTTTAAAAAATATTGGAACAAAGGTTTCGCTACAGAAGCTGCGAAAGCTTGTATAGAATTAGGATTCGGGAAATTTGAAATGCAAATCATCGTAGGCCGGGCAATGCCCGAAAATAAAGCTTCCATTAAGGTTCTGACGAAATTGGGACTCGTATTTTTAGAAGAGAGAATTACGGAGGGCAAAAAAGAAATAATTTATCAAATCGTCAATCCGGCTTCTCAATTGTAG
- a CDS encoding GNAT family N-acetyltransferase — MFSPDAFSTSIRLEDDAVLLRPLEFTDYDNLLEFSLNEPEIWYYSLVQAGGKDNLKHYIALALEAKSAKREYPFIVFDKRQQKFAGSTRFYDIQMTNKSLQLGFTWYGKNFRGTGLNKHCKFLMLDFAFNTLQIERVEFRADNNNATSIAAMKSLGCTVEGILRSSGPDGRGGRRDSIVLSILKSEWENDLREKLRNKLV; from the coding sequence ATGTTTTCGCCGGACGCATTTTCAACTAGTATTCGGTTAGAAGATGACGCGGTTTTGCTTAGACCTCTTGAATTTACAGACTACGACAACCTTCTGGAGTTTTCATTAAACGAACCTGAAATCTGGTACTATTCACTTGTGCAAGCAGGTGGAAAGGATAATCTGAAACATTATATCGCACTTGCTCTGGAAGCTAAGAGCGCAAAACGCGAGTATCCGTTTATTGTTTTCGATAAACGTCAGCAAAAATTTGCCGGTAGTACACGGTTCTACGATATTCAAATGACAAACAAGTCGCTGCAACTTGGATTTACCTGGTATGGAAAAAATTTTCGCGGCACCGGGTTAAATAAACATTGCAAGTTTTTAATGTTGGATTTTGCTTTCAACACTTTGCAAATCGAGCGTGTTGAGTTTAGAGCGGATAACAATAATGCCACAAGTATTGCGGCCATGAAAAGTTTAGGGTGCACTGTAGAGGGTATTCTGCGTAGCTCTGGACCAGATGGAAGGGGAGGAAGGCGAGACAGTATTGTTTTGAGCATTCTTAAATCAGAATGGGAAAATGATCTGAGAGAGAAACTCCGGAATAAACTGGTCTGA
- a CDS encoding amidophosphoribosyltransferase: MALINDFMSLIYPRQCEACANSLFAHEIYLCNHCKLNLPKSNYHLHSDSELIQTFSGRVPLVNAACYYLYEKSGKIQKLLHAIKYEEQKELSEYLGKLYGKDLVNESSFQNVEVILPVPLHKNKLKHRGFNQSEWFAKGLSQSLEKKVDIVSLERVVDTATQTKKKKFQRWENVEGIFKLHTDAKLANKHVLLVDDVVTTGATIEACWEALRHVSGIRVSLASIAFASKH; encoded by the coding sequence ATGGCACTTATTAACGATTTCATGTCATTAATTTACCCTCGCCAATGCGAAGCTTGTGCTAACAGCCTGTTTGCTCATGAAATCTACTTGTGTAACCATTGTAAGTTAAATCTTCCTAAAAGTAATTACCATTTACATAGCGACTCTGAGTTGATTCAAACGTTCAGTGGCCGTGTTCCTCTGGTTAATGCCGCCTGCTACTATTTATATGAGAAAAGCGGTAAGATTCAAAAATTATTGCATGCCATTAAATACGAAGAACAAAAAGAACTTAGCGAATATCTTGGCAAACTTTACGGAAAAGATCTGGTAAATGAGAGTTCGTTCCAAAACGTGGAAGTTATACTCCCTGTTCCTCTGCATAAAAACAAATTAAAACACAGGGGCTTTAACCAGAGTGAATGGTTTGCAAAAGGTCTCTCACAAAGCCTGGAAAAAAAAGTAGATATAGTTTCCTTGGAAAGAGTTGTGGATACCGCAACACAAACTAAGAAGAAAAAATTTCAACGTTGGGAAAATGTAGAAGGCATTTTTAAATTACATACTGATGCAAAATTAGCTAACAAGCATGTGCTTTTAGTAGACGATGTAGTGACCACAGGGGCTACTATTGAAGCCTGCTGGGAAGCTTTGCGACATGTGAGTGGTATAAGAGTTTCTTTAGCGAGTATTGCCTTTGCTTCAAAACACTGA
- a CDS encoding thiol-disulfide oxidoreductase: protein MTKEIQEALSKQPILLFDGECGFCNKTIQFFLRNENKNKRMHFAPLESEIGKALRKYFEIDEKIDSVILVKDHSAYIKSCAALRLAPFMRAPWSFAIVFVIIPPFLRNWVYDFIARRRKKIFGRVESCALLANEDRERFLAL, encoded by the coding sequence ATGACGAAAGAAATACAAGAAGCACTGAGCAAACAACCCATTTTATTATTTGATGGGGAATGCGGCTTTTGTAATAAGACTATTCAGTTCTTTTTACGCAATGAAAATAAAAATAAGAGGATGCATTTTGCACCTTTAGAATCTGAAATTGGAAAAGCACTGCGGAAGTATTTTGAAATTGATGAGAAGATCGATAGTGTCATATTAGTCAAAGATCATTCTGCCTACATTAAGTCCTGCGCGGCGTTGCGCCTGGCTCCGTTTATGCGCGCTCCCTGGTCTTTTGCCATTGTTTTTGTAATCATACCACCTTTCCTCCGAAACTGGGTCTACGATTTTATCGCGCGCCGAAGAAAGAAGATTTTTGGCAGAGTGGAGAGTTGTGCTTTATTAGCTAATGAAGACAGGGAGAGATTTCTGGCCCTTTAG